In Pyxicephalus adspersus chromosome 12, UCB_Pads_2.0, whole genome shotgun sequence, a genomic segment contains:
- the PAX9 gene encoding paired box protein Pax-9 has translation MLGRDSADSIGTVTILLSVTAGVQSRVAFSLDPPIRGVSCADDSPAQPYPAHAVLEGIVRSSEPGVLTFIRLQASSVMEPAFGEVNQLGGVFVNGRPLPNAIRLRIVELAQLGIRPCDISRQLRVSHGCVSKILARYNETGSILPGAIGGSKPRVTTPTVVKHIRTYKQRDPGIFAWEIRDRLLADGVCDKYNVPSVSSISRILRNKIGNLSQQSHYENHKQHHHATATSALPYNHIYPYPNPIAAGAKVPTPPGMHSIPSTMAVARTWPSSHSVTDILGIRSITDQVSDTSPYHSPKVEEWSSLSRNSFQSSQHMINGLEKGSLDQEVKYSQTASGIPTVGSFVAASGMTPYPTAAPVSPYMAYGTAAPTGYVTGHGWQHTGSTPLSPHNCDITASLAFKGMQTAREAEETKIGIQNRKTPQSYHTSQRHGTVAHMQSA, from the exons ATGCTTGGAAGGGATTCAGCGGACAGCATTGGCACGGTCACTATTCTCCTGTCTGTCACCGCAGGCGTCCAATCGCGGGTAGCCTTTTCCCTCGACCCGCCCATAAGAGGCGTGTCCTGTGCGGATGACAGTCCAGCCCAGCCGTACCCAGCCCACGCTGTATTAGAGGGAATAGTGAGATCCTCCGAGCCAGGAGTCCTCACCTTTATCCGGCTCCAAGCATCCTCAGTGATGG AGCCAGCCTTTGGAGAAGTCAACCAGCTAGGAGGGGTATTTGTGAATGGCAGACCTCTGCCCAATGCCATCAGGCTGAGGATTGTGGAGCTGGCACAGCTTGGCATCAGACCATGTGATATCAGTCGGCAGCTGCGGGTGTCCCATGGATGTGTCAGTAAAATCCTGGCCAGGTACAATGAGACCGGATCCATCCTGCCAGGAGCAATCGGGGGCAGCAAACCCCGGGTCACCACCCCCACAGTGGTGAAACACATCAGGACCTACAAACAGAGGGACCCCGGGATATTCGCCTGGGAGATCAGAGACCGGCTGCTGGCAGATGGGGTGTGCGACAAATACAACGTGCCATCAGTCAGCTCTATCAGCAGGATCCTCAGAAATAAAATCGGCAATTTGTCCCAGCAAAGTCACTATGAGAATCATAAACAGCATCACCATGCTACAGCCACCTCTGCACTCCCATACAATCATATCTACCCTTACCCCAACCCCATCGCAGCTGGTGCCAAGGTGCCCACACCCCCTGGAATGCACTCCATACCCAGCACCATGGCAGTGGCCAGGACCTGGCCCTCATCACACTCTGTCACTGATATCCTGGGGATTAGATCCATCACAGATCAAG TCAGCGACACGTCACCCTACCACAGCCCCAAGGTGGAAGAATGGAGCAGTCTAAGTAGGAATAGTTTCCAGTCTTCCCAGCACATGATCAATGGGTTGGAGAAAGGTTCTTTGGATCAGGAAGTCAAGTACAGCCAG ACAGCCAGTGGTATACCAACTGTTGGTAGCTTTGTGGCAGCTTCAGGCATGACTCCATACCCCACCGCAGCACCCGTCTCCCCATATATGGCATATGGCACAGCAGCACCCACAGGGTATGTAACAGGACACGGATGGCAGCACACAGGAAGCACCCCATTGTCTCCGCACAACTGTGACATCACTGCATCACTAGCATTTAAAGGCATGCAGACAGCACGGGAAG cgGAAGAAACTAAAATAGGCATCCAGAACCGCAAAACACCACAGTCCTACCATACGTCTCAGCGCCACGGAACAGTAGCCCATATGCAAAGTGCATAG